In Corynebacterium guangdongense, one DNA window encodes the following:
- a CDS encoding tellurite resistance/C4-dicarboxylate transporter family protein: MAGRLRARLGGYLRALPLGSYGFVMATGIVAVGLHHIGLGAVSWTMTAVAAVAYVLLVVANATRLLRWPRLVALDLRNPGRSFGSFTFIAGTNVLGVALAEHGHGLPALILLIVSVVAGVALGYVVPWLAVLGGPTPPLKHVDGSWFVWVVAAQSIAVLATTLAPVFPEWARGLSTIAVLGWSSGTVLYFVVAALVVVRLASQPVGPADMNQSYWVTMGAMAITVVGGSQIVSLPPESSPMVTATQGLIAGVGVIMWSFASALIPALLAIGYWRHIVHRIPLHYSTAQWSMVFPLGMYAVAGIQLGEADSLPLTATVGGAWVWVGVLAWSLTLGTMVVSLSKGRRNQLPALPR, translated from the coding sequence ATGGCTGGACGGCTGCGGGCACGACTGGGCGGCTATCTCAGGGCGCTGCCACTGGGTTCCTACGGCTTCGTCATGGCCACCGGAATCGTCGCTGTCGGGCTGCATCACATCGGCCTGGGCGCGGTCTCGTGGACGATGACGGCCGTGGCCGCCGTCGCCTATGTGCTCCTGGTCGTGGCCAACGCGACACGGCTGCTGCGCTGGCCCCGCCTGGTCGCCCTGGACCTGCGCAACCCGGGGCGGTCCTTCGGCTCCTTCACCTTCATCGCCGGCACCAACGTCCTGGGCGTCGCCCTCGCGGAGCACGGTCACGGACTCCCCGCGTTGATCCTGCTGATCGTCTCGGTGGTGGCCGGGGTGGCCCTCGGTTACGTCGTGCCGTGGCTGGCTGTTCTCGGCGGGCCGACCCCGCCGCTGAAGCACGTCGACGGTTCCTGGTTCGTGTGGGTGGTGGCGGCGCAGTCCATCGCCGTCCTCGCCACGACATTGGCCCCGGTGTTCCCGGAGTGGGCCCGGGGCCTGTCGACGATCGCGGTCCTCGGCTGGTCCTCCGGAACGGTGCTCTACTTTGTCGTCGCCGCCCTCGTCGTGGTCCGCCTCGCCAGCCAGCCGGTGGGGCCGGCGGACATGAACCAGTCCTACTGGGTGACGATGGGGGCGATGGCGATCACCGTGGTCGGCGGTTCGCAGATCGTGTCCCTGCCCCCGGAGAGTTCGCCGATGGTCACGGCCACGCAGGGCCTCATCGCCGGCGTCGGGGTCATCATGTGGTCCTTCGCCTCGGCGCTCATCCCGGCGCTGCTGGCGATCGGGTACTGGCGCCACATCGTGCACCGCATCCCGCTGCACTACAGCACCGCGCAGTGGAGCATGGTCTTCCCGCTGGGGATGTACGCGGTGGCCGGCATCCAGCTCGGGGAGGCGGACAGTCTGCCGCTGACGGCGACCGTCGGCGGCGCCTGGGTCTGGGTGGGGGTGCTGGCCTGGTCGCTGACGCTGGGCACGATGGTCGTGTCCCTGAGCAAGGGCCGCCGCAACCAGCTGCCCGCGCTACCGCGCTAG
- the rimP gene encoding ribosome maturation factor RimP: MAFPTVEELAQLIAPAVDPRGLDVEEIKVTRAGKKSVVAIRLDSDARPTLDEIEEVATDVSELFDAAEASGSANFGAGYTLEVSTPGVDLPLTASRHWRRNRHRLVKVDGAHVWRIGALNDDETSVILIAHGRKKPGGEDVVEKRLSDVDSAVVEIEFNNPPAAELELSGLSYAEATKWREDNK, from the coding sequence ATGGCATTCCCGACTGTTGAAGAACTCGCCCAGCTGATCGCGCCCGCCGTCGACCCCCGCGGGCTCGACGTCGAGGAGATCAAGGTCACCCGCGCCGGAAAGAAGTCCGTCGTCGCGATCCGGCTGGATTCGGACGCCCGGCCGACGCTCGATGAGATCGAGGAGGTGGCCACCGACGTTTCCGAGCTTTTCGACGCCGCCGAGGCCTCCGGCAGCGCCAACTTCGGCGCCGGCTACACCCTGGAAGTCTCCACTCCGGGCGTTGACCTGCCCCTGACCGCCTCGCGCCACTGGCGCCGCAACCGCCACCGGCTGGTCAAGGTCGACGGTGCGCACGTCTGGCGCATCGGCGCGCTCAACGACGACGAGACCTCCGTCATCCTCATCGCCCACGGCAGGAAGAAGCCGGGAGGTGAGGACGTCGTCGAGAAGCGACTTTCAGATGTGGACTCCGCAGTGGTAGAAATTGAGTTCAACAATCCCCCGGCAGCGGAATTAGAGCTGTCGGGTTTGAGCTACGCAGAAGCCACGAAGTGGCGAGAGGACAACAAGTGA
- a CDS encoding DUF4439 domain-containing protein, with protein MNRGLRLLAAAALASTLAGCSVVDALGPSANSQVLTLGQLAESDAEAWSGEAADLRAHHARDLFAEVERLCGTDEEGRIPESCDYERANPEVTAHEDAAGSLAEYVDLIPAAPAESRELLTAQAVDLAALADQPPAAPELSPADAELARDLLRREFAAVYALDLAQAYTDPADTAALDTLIDAHDTRVRLLEDALGPTGDVPVAEAGYAVPETEAPSDPAGARSFAVDVEHSLVQSWAQAAAQVDGASLGWFLALAGDAARALEDSALAR; from the coding sequence ATGAACCGTGGTCTCCGCCTGCTCGCCGCCGCCGCCCTGGCCTCCACGCTGGCCGGCTGTTCCGTCGTCGACGCTCTGGGTCCCTCGGCGAACAGCCAGGTCCTCACCCTCGGCCAGCTCGCCGAGTCGGACGCCGAGGCCTGGTCAGGCGAGGCCGCGGACCTGCGCGCGCACCACGCCCGGGACCTGTTCGCCGAAGTCGAGCGCCTCTGCGGCACCGACGAGGAGGGCCGGATCCCCGAGTCCTGCGACTACGAGCGAGCCAATCCGGAGGTCACGGCCCACGAGGACGCCGCCGGTTCCCTGGCCGAGTACGTCGACCTCATCCCGGCGGCGCCGGCGGAGTCGCGCGAACTGCTCACCGCGCAGGCCGTCGATCTCGCGGCGCTGGCCGACCAACCCCCCGCGGCTCCGGAGCTGAGCCCGGCGGACGCCGAGCTCGCCAGGGATCTTCTGCGCCGCGAATTCGCCGCCGTCTACGCGCTGGATCTGGCCCAGGCGTACACGGACCCGGCCGACACGGCCGCCCTGGATACGCTCATCGACGCCCACGACACCCGGGTCAGACTTCTGGAAGACGCCCTGGGCCCCACCGGTGACGTGCCGGTCGCCGAGGCCGGTTACGCCGTCCCCGAGACGGAGGCCCCCTCGGATCCGGCCGGTGCACGTTCCTTCGCCGTCGACGTCGAGCACTCCCTGGTGCAGTCGTGGGCGCAGGCGGCCGCCCAGGTCGACGGGGCGTCGCTGGGCTGGTTTCTCGCCCTGGCCGGTGACGCCGCCCGCGCCCTCGAGGATTCTGCCCTAGCGCGGTAG